Proteins co-encoded in one Aerococcaceae bacterium DSM 111021 genomic window:
- a CDS encoding BMP family protein, with protein MKILLLLSSLLTLSSINVHAQDDFSIGMVTDVGGVDDKSFNQGAWEGMNRWGKEHNKEQGLDGFTYFQSDTEADYITNLNLASQNNIDLIFAIGYKLQPAVQEIAKQYPDQYFGMVDSVIELPNVASLNFADEEAAFLAGVAAATTTKSNKVGFVGGVEGVVIDKFEAGFVAGVQAVDDSIDIDIQYAGSFTDSSIGRTIAATMYANDVDVIFHASGPTGNGVFSEAKDLVSIQPDRELWVIGVDLDQSAEGKTTINGETRNINLTSTLKNTGNAIHSFSNGVLENGFEPGIQWFNLANDGVGLADGRLSDDSLSVIEDFRQQIIHGDIEVPDAPEQ; from the coding sequence ATGAAAATTTTATTACTACTCTCAAGTTTACTTACACTCTCTTCTATTAATGTCCATGCTCAAGATGACTTCAGTATTGGGATGGTCACAGACGTCGGTGGAGTTGACGATAAATCCTTCAACCAAGGTGCATGGGAAGGCATGAATCGCTGGGGTAAAGAGCATAATAAAGAACAAGGATTAGATGGCTTTACCTATTTCCAATCTGATACCGAAGCTGATTACATAACAAACTTAAACTTAGCATCTCAAAATAACATCGATCTTATATTTGCTATCGGCTATAAATTACAACCCGCTGTACAAGAAATTGCTAAACAATATCCAGATCAATACTTTGGGATGGTCGATTCGGTAATTGAATTACCCAATGTTGCTTCTTTAAACTTTGCCGATGAAGAAGCAGCCTTTCTTGCTGGTGTCGCGGCGGCTACAACTACTAAATCCAATAAAGTTGGATTTGTTGGCGGTGTTGAAGGTGTTGTTATTGATAAGTTTGAAGCCGGTTTTGTTGCTGGTGTTCAAGCTGTTGACGATTCTATCGATATCGACATCCAATACGCTGGAAGCTTCACAGACTCTTCGATCGGACGTACTATCGCTGCTACGATGTATGCCAACGACGTCGATGTTATCTTCCACGCTTCAGGACCTACCGGTAACGGCGTCTTTTCAGAAGCTAAAGATTTAGTAAGCATCCAACCAGATAGAGAGCTTTGGGTGATTGGTGTTGATTTGGATCAAAGTGCTGAAGGGAAAACAACCATAAATGGTGAAACCCGAAATATCAATTTAACTTCTACCTTAAAAAACACCGGTAATGCAATCCATTCCTTTAGCAATGGTGTTTTAGAAAACGGCTTTGAACCAGGTATTCAATGGTTTAACCTCGCTAACGATGGTGTTGGTTTAGCAGATGGTCGTTTATCTGATGACTCTTTATCTGTTATTGAAGACTTCAGACAACAAATCATTCATGGTGACATTGAAGTTCCAGATGCTCCAGAACAATAA
- the rpsD gene encoding 30S ribosomal protein S4, with the protein MSRYTGPSWKLSRRLGISLTETGKEIAKRNYAPGQHGNNSRRKISEYGSQLQEKQKLRFMYGLNERQFSTLYLRAGKMEGKHGENFMVLLETRLDNLVYRLGFANTRRQARQLVNHGHVTVDGKRVDIPSYLVSPEQVVGLREKSQDLALIKNNLENVVSRLDFVSYDENSKQGTLTRLPERSELNAEIDESLVVEYYNKLG; encoded by the coding sequence ATGTCAAGATATACAGGACCATCATGGAAATTATCACGTCGTTTAGGAATCTCTTTAACTGAAACAGGTAAAGAAATCGCAAAACGTAACTACGCACCAGGACAACACGGGAACAACTCTCGTAGAAAGATTTCTGAGTACGGATCTCAATTACAAGAGAAACAAAAATTACGTTTCATGTATGGATTAAACGAACGTCAATTCTCAACATTATACCTACGTGCAGGTAAAATGGAAGGAAAACACGGTGAGAACTTCATGGTGTTATTAGAAACTCGTTTAGATAACTTAGTATACCGTCTAGGATTTGCTAATACTCGTCGCCAAGCGCGTCAATTAGTAAACCACGGTCACGTTACTGTTGATGGTAAACGTGTTGATATTCCATCATACTTAGTATCACCAGAACAAGTTGTTGGATTACGTGAGAAATCTCAAGATTTAGCATTAATCAAAAACAACTTAGAAAACGTTGTTTCACGTTTAGACTTCGTTTCATATGACGAAAACTCTAAACAAGGTACTTTAACTCGTTTACCAGAGCGTAGCGAATTAAATGCTGAAATTGATGAGTCATTAGTTGTTGAGTACTACAACAAATTAGGTTAA
- a CDS encoding ABC transporter permease subunit (The N-terminal region of this protein, as described by TIGR01726, is a three transmembrane segment that identifies a subfamily of ABC transporter permease subunits, which specificities that include histidine, arginine, glutamine, glutamate, L-cystine (sic), the opines (in Agrobacterium) octopine and nopaline, etc.): protein MKKWFNLLILSVLVFVPLQASAQSNITIQPDETVTVGLDSTFAPYGFLKNGEFTGFDVELAEEVFTEMGVDYEFQSIDWSMKEAELNNGNIDMIWNGYSKTPEREELVLFSDNYVEGRVGVLVKQDSDIQSINDLEGLKVATQEGSSQLEAIMQQPGLVESLDGGRVITFSSFNEVLQELATGRVDAIVVADLVTRYYFSQNGQAADYRMLDEDFGITPTAVGFRKSDTAFVEEFNTALNTVMNSDVYDEIEGRWFATLGGDEAADEANMLAPLLEAAKTTLFVFFVVLIISIPLGLLIALLEQRAPTWIKAIIQVYVYVFRGSPLLLQLMVVYFGLPFLGITLERVPAALATMIINYAAYLVEIFRGGLNAIPQGQYESLKVLSINKLTGYRRVILPQLWNIVMPSVGNEIISLVKDTSLIYILGLDELLKVGRSLSNQHASMLPYLYVGVIYLALTGIVTLVLNQIEKKLDY from the coding sequence ATGAAAAAATGGTTTAACTTGTTGATACTTAGTGTTTTGGTGTTCGTTCCTTTACAAGCGAGTGCTCAGTCGAATATAACGATTCAACCAGATGAAACAGTTACGGTAGGGTTGGATTCAACGTTCGCACCATATGGTTTCTTAAAAAACGGTGAATTCACAGGATTTGATGTTGAATTGGCTGAGGAAGTCTTTACTGAAATGGGTGTAGATTACGAATTTCAATCAATCGATTGGTCGATGAAGGAAGCTGAGTTGAATAACGGGAATATTGATATGATTTGGAATGGCTATTCGAAAACCCCGGAACGAGAAGAATTAGTTCTTTTTTCGGATAATTATGTTGAAGGCCGAGTAGGAGTTTTGGTTAAACAAGACAGTGATATTCAATCAATTAATGATTTAGAAGGATTGAAAGTAGCGACTCAAGAAGGTTCTTCGCAGCTCGAAGCAATTATGCAGCAACCAGGGCTCGTCGAATCATTAGATGGTGGACGTGTTATAACGTTCTCTTCCTTTAATGAAGTTCTTCAAGAATTGGCTACAGGAAGAGTTGACGCAATTGTAGTTGCAGACTTAGTAACACGTTACTACTTTTCACAAAATGGTCAAGCAGCTGATTATCGAATGCTAGATGAGGATTTTGGTATTACCCCAACGGCAGTTGGATTTAGAAAGAGTGATACAGCGTTTGTTGAAGAGTTTAACACAGCTTTAAATACAGTGATGAATAGTGATGTTTATGATGAGATAGAAGGTCGATGGTTTGCTACACTAGGAGGGGATGAGGCGGCTGATGAAGCAAATATGCTTGCTCCTTTGCTTGAGGCAGCTAAAACGACGTTATTCGTATTTTTTGTTGTTTTAATTATTAGTATCCCACTTGGTTTGTTGATTGCATTATTAGAACAAAGAGCACCTACTTGGATAAAAGCTATTATTCAAGTTTACGTTTATGTGTTTAGAGGATCACCATTATTATTACAATTGATGGTTGTATATTTTGGTTTACCATTCTTAGGAATAACCCTTGAACGTGTACCTGCAGCATTGGCTACTATGATTATTAACTATGCCGCCTATTTGGTCGAGATATTCCGAGGTGGGTTAAATGCTATCCCACAAGGACAGTATGAATCATTGAAAGTATTATCAATTAATAAACTAACGGGTTACCGCCGAGTGATATTACCTCAATTATGGAATATCGTGATGCCATCCGTTGGTAATGAGATTATAAGTTTAGTGAAAGATACATCACTTATCTATATTCTAGGTTTAGATGAATTATTAAAAGTCGGGCGATCATTATCGAATCAACATGCAAGCATGCTACCGTATCTTTATGTTGGTGTGATTTACTTGGCATTAACAGGGATTGTCACTTTAGTGTTAAATCAAATTGAAAAGAAACTGGACTATTAG
- a CDS encoding amino acid ABC transporter permease encodes MDLSMIQPLYNGFVTTFQFFIFTLILSIPLGLIIALLAQRFSKTLGVIIRGYVYLFRGTPLLLQMMFMFFGLPFIGIVLGRFEAALITLVLNYAAYFVEIFRGGLNAIPKGQYEALQVLSIDRITGLKNVILPQLWKIVMPSVGNEVISLIKDTSLIHILGLEELLKVGRTMSNQQASLLPFVYVAVIYLLFTGVTTMILRFVERRIED; translated from the coding sequence ATGGATTTATCAATGATACAACCACTATATAATGGATTCGTTACGACGTTTCAATTTTTCATATTTACGCTAATACTAAGTATTCCGCTTGGATTAATAATAGCGTTGTTAGCTCAAAGGTTTTCGAAAACATTAGGAGTTATAATTAGGGGTTACGTCTATCTTTTCCGTGGAACACCATTACTCCTTCAAATGATGTTTATGTTCTTTGGCCTACCTTTTATTGGAATTGTATTAGGGCGTTTTGAAGCAGCCCTAATTACTTTAGTGTTGAATTATGCAGCGTATTTTGTTGAAATTTTTAGAGGTGGCTTAAACGCTATACCCAAAGGTCAGTACGAGGCCTTACAAGTTCTTTCAATTGATCGGATTACTGGATTAAAGAATGTTATTCTTCCTCAATTATGGAAGATTGTAATGCCCTCAGTCGGTAATGAAGTCATTAGTTTAATTAAAGATACATCATTAATTCATATTCTTGGTTTGGAAGAATTATTGAAAGTTGGTCGAACAATGTCGAATCAACAAGCTAGTTTATTGCCATTTGTTTATGTAGCTGTGATTTATTTATTATTTACAGGAGTAACAACAATGATATTAAGATTTGTAGAAAGAAGAATTGAAGACTAA
- a CDS encoding amino acid ABC transporter substrate-binding protein — translation MKKIVSKIIVAFIALLTLVSASSPAFAQEINKDEGVVIGFDDTFAPFGFKNNEGENVGFDIDLAEEILGRLNVDYTFQPIDWSMKETELNTNNIDMIWNGYSITPQREEVVLFSEPYIQNRQVIIVKADSDIQAKEDFAGRFMATQEQSASFEAIMNEEEFAMGLDGGQPVTYPTFVEVFSDLDNGRVDGIVVDELLATYFLEQNGSADQYRILDDNFGEEDYGVGFRKSDEAFAEEFNTVLAEIIEDGTFDEIKSQWFSDVESE, via the coding sequence ATGAAAAAAATAGTATCAAAAATAATCGTCGCTTTTATTGCGTTATTAACATTAGTGTCTGCATCAAGCCCAGCATTTGCTCAAGAAATTAATAAAGATGAAGGTGTAGTCATCGGATTTGATGATACGTTCGCACCGTTCGGATTCAAAAATAATGAAGGAGAGAATGTTGGTTTTGATATTGATTTAGCTGAAGAAATCCTTGGTCGACTAAATGTTGACTATACTTTCCAACCCATTGATTGGAGTATGAAAGAAACAGAATTGAATACAAACAACATTGATATGATTTGGAATGGGTATTCTATCACACCACAGCGTGAAGAAGTTGTATTGTTCTCAGAACCATATATCCAAAACCGACAAGTTATCATTGTTAAAGCGGATAGTGATATTCAAGCAAAAGAAGATTTTGCTGGAAGATTTATGGCAACCCAGGAACAATCAGCATCGTTTGAAGCAATTATGAATGAAGAAGAGTTTGCTATGGGCTTGGATGGTGGGCAACCAGTCACGTATCCAACCTTCGTAGAAGTGTTTAGCGATTTAGACAATGGTCGTGTTGATGGCATTGTCGTTGATGAATTATTGGCAACCTATTTCTTAGAACAAAATGGATCAGCAGATCAATACCGTATTTTAGATGATAACTTTGGTGAAGAGGATTATGGTGTAGGGTTCCGTAAGAGTGATGAAGCATTCGCTGAAGAATTTAATACTGTATTGGCAGAAATAATTGAAGACGGAACATTCGATGAGATTAAATCTCAATGGTTCAGCGATGTAGAGAGCGAATAA
- a CDS encoding amino acid ABC transporter ATP-binding protein has protein sequence MSLIVKDVSKQFGNNVVLSNYNMEVNPGEITVVLGESGSGKTTLLRMINHLEEVDKGSISIDDTFLVKDGQYQDNQSIKDYQYKIGLVFQDYQLFPNLSVLENLLLAPQSNKFDSKAVLEEKANSLLTQMGVGDKGDSKPGQLSGGQKQRVAIARAMMMNPSLLCFDEPTSALDEKTVGKIAELITQLSNQGIMILIITHDNELVKLLGNAKVIRSTEFIN, from the coding sequence ATGAGTTTAATCGTAAAAGACGTAAGTAAACAGTTTGGCAACAATGTTGTTTTAAGTAATTATAATATGGAAGTGAATCCAGGTGAAATTACAGTCGTATTAGGTGAGTCCGGTAGTGGGAAGACGACATTACTTAGAATGATTAATCATCTTGAAGAAGTAGATAAAGGATCTATATCAATTGATGATACTTTCTTAGTTAAGGATGGACAGTACCAAGATAATCAATCAATTAAGGATTATCAATATAAAATTGGCCTTGTATTTCAAGATTACCAATTATTCCCTAATTTAAGTGTACTTGAGAATTTATTACTTGCGCCACAGTCGAATAAGTTTGATTCAAAAGCAGTGTTGGAAGAAAAAGCAAATTCATTATTAACACAAATGGGCGTAGGAGATAAAGGTGACTCGAAACCCGGTCAACTGTCTGGTGGACAGAAGCAACGTGTAGCGATTGCGCGTGCTATGATGATGAATCCGAGTTTATTATGCTTTGATGAACCGACATCAGCATTAGATGAGAAGACAGTAGGAAAAATCGCAGAATTAATTACTCAATTATCAAATCAAGGGATAATGATTTTAATTATCACCCATGATAATGAATTAGTGAAGTTACTAGGGAATGCAAAAGTGATTCGATCAACGGAATTTATCAATTAA